In Rhipicephalus sanguineus isolate Rsan-2018 chromosome 1, BIME_Rsan_1.4, whole genome shotgun sequence, the DNA window AAGGATCAAAATTATCGATAATCGCGATCGGCTCTCTTGCGCAAATGAGCCAATCGACACCGAGAAATTCGATCGCGATCAGGCTTGGTCGCTCTAGAAAGTTGGGGCACGTAATCTGCGCTATAATGTCCAGAGCCGATGTGCACAGGCTACACATATGTATACATGACTCGTTCGCCATTTTACCAATTCGATCGGGATACCGTGCGGCTCATTCGGGGCAAACAGCACGTGTCCTGCTACTAATCCAGAACCGCTACCTACATGACGCGTGTGGTATTGAAATATGCTGTAAATATTTGTAGCTTTCTCTATGAATTAAGGTTAAGGAGGCTGCAGCAACAAATAAAGCAAGATTGAGGTATAAAGTGCTTGTGGCagccccgcaacggtggtctagtggttatggcgctcgactgctgacccgatggtcgcgggatcgaatcccggccgcggcggctgcattttcgatggaggcgaaaatgtgtgaggcccgtgtacttatatttaggtgcacgttaaagaaccccaggtggtcgaaatttccggagccctccactacggcgtctctcataatcgtatcgtggttttgggacgttaaaccccagatattattatattaaagtGCTTGTGGCAGTGTGCTCGTTGAAGTGCGCAAATACGAATGAAGAGGTGCACATAGGCGAGACCAAACGATGTAAATTAAATCACTCCTTATCGAAACGTGCCTTTGTTGCGCACCTTCAATAACCACTCATGAAGGGAAACGTTCCAGGTGCTGTCAATGTAGAATGTAAGCACGAAAAATATGCGCGTGCGTCTTCTCTGCCATTATTCTGGAAAGACACCGACGCTTGAATAGAGCCTTTACAAACGGCCACTGTTTCTTTTACACAACTGAAATGATAGTTTATTATGTGTGAACGCAcatgaggggcgtagccaagggggcgggggggggggttcaacccccccccaaaatttttaattttgcttgcgtatacatacacgcacgtacgaacatacataaagcataattaacccccccccccccccccagaaataaAAAATTCTGGTTACGCCTTAGGAAAACTTGCGTTTGGCCtcgttggtgcttactgtttgacattttgaccgcacaaaaaagacgaggacagagggaggcacgacgacacgggcggtaaactttcaactcattttattcagtgaaagacgtagcaatatatagcgagttttgacatgcgcagacacagttacgtccgctcatcagtctagtggggcagccacctgtccaagaaagacatttccgattgaaataatctgatagaggtgtcactgacacaatcatcatttttctttctaataaagtaagcttctaatagctctcgagctgttTGATCTTGGCTTCTGTACAGAACCTTTATcccttgaaaccgtggttcacacgtgcagtctttacagtgcgcaggcaggtgcgccaaaacgtctcctttctttaacttttgctcGTGCACGCCCCTGAGGCACATGCCTAATATTTCGGTTTGTTTTTAGTGGATATCTTCCCCTAACACTGTCGAACAGTGCTTACCTTGTCAACGCCTTTCACcctgtcttcgcgctgttttctcaCATGTTTGCCCTGTCCAGTGTTTGAGCCTGCGCGTCCTGCTGCCGTGAAATAGGTCTAGATGCAGAACGTGCATTTTAGAACTTTTTTCTATGTCTGTATTGATCATTTGCGCTGTCATGATGAATTTCGACCATAAAATTACGCACGCCACCAGCCTGCCCACATTTCAGTTTTTCGGCGAATCCCATCCGTGAACTCACTCGTCGCCGGGAGGCATAGAGTGCCACCAGAGCGATTCAGGCACCAGACTGTCTCCGGCCAGATCGCCCATGCCGAGACGAGCAGAATTTTCAGCGAAAGCGCCATGATCCCGCAAACATGGGGGCGCTCCTGCGCTGACCAACGTTAATCGGAAGAAAGGGATGGTTTGCGATGCCAAGGGTTACTGCGTCAATGGCAAGCTCCTGCGGCGGCGAGCGGGCTGCTGTGCAAGCGGAAGCACTGAACCGATGCAGACTTGGAAGACCGGCTCCCGCCTATAAATAGGACTCGAGTGCACACGCCTAGGGGTGCTTGGGCTCAATGCTGCTTTCTCCGATCCCTTCACCGAAGCCTGTGCACCTTCACCTGGATCGGGAGCAAACGCTTAACCCCCCCGCCCCTGCAAATATTGAACCGCACACGCTGCCTTGGCAGTGAATCAGCGGGATTGCCGGATATCTTCATGCACTTACTCTGACGCTCTCTCCAGTTTTGCCGGCGCTGCACTCGGCACCTCCGCTTGCTGCGTTTTCAGTGTCCACATAACGCAATATGTCGTAACGTAACGTGCTGCAACGTGCTTCATGCCAGCGCGACGTTCGAATGGTTTGCATACCATTATGAATCACGGTATAACGCATAAAAGAGGTGCTAAAATCGCTGTGCTGATCAAGGTAAGGCCCTGCGTTATGAAATTGTGTACACAGTTGAGTCACgtttagaaaaaataaataacgaCAATGCTACTTTACGCACTTTCTGCGCGCTCTCTGCTACGAACTCCTGTTTTCCATGGTGAGGAATGCGCTCCCATTCCTCATGATCATGTCACTACACCGTATCTAGTGTCTTTGAAGcaggcagtgtgtgtgtgtgtaggggggggggggggggtatgataCCGCTCATTTGTGGTAAAGCGAAGCAGAACTGTCCCGCACACTGCTGGGCGATgacagggctcgtttcttttttctttttttttttttcgttttcaattTTAACTCTGGCTTTTCCTGGGGTATCCGGTAATCTTCAGATGCAATAAAGGGCCACACGCATCGTTATCATCGTCATGCGGGCTCAGTGGAGAGCGTCGTCAGGAAAATCGGTCGCTTCTCTGCAGCGCTCAAACCATGACGAGCCTCGGTATTGGTATGTAAAAGCAGGCACTTAATTGCGGTATGAAGGCAGCTATACACGGATAAAAATTTTAATTAGTATGTGTGCAGCGATGAGCCTAGTTACGGTAAACACACAAACGCTTGGCCAACGGCACTGTACGGCAGTCGATTTAAGCATTCCACATGCGCAGTACGCGTCTGGCAAGGTTATCTTTCGACAGCGCTCATCGTGTTACTGGAGAGGCTCGTTGTATCCGCGCTTTTGCTTGCTAAAATGATTCCTCCAGCATTTTAAGTTCACTGCtgctttaaaggggccttgcaacactttttcagcatggccagaaaacgctttcaatcggtagttgaggctcctgaaaacacgtgaacaaaacattatagcgcagcacgaggcctggaatttacaattaattctccaAGTCGGCTAGGAATCGCTCCCGcttccctcgacaaatgatgtcataaacccaaacgaccgcgccataaacccaaagtccatggccattggccgatttgagcatcgtgagctacaAAGTTACCGCGGccaccgcgggatgccgcgaTGTGCCCGCGCGCCCGCTAGCgaccacactgaaagtaagccgcgtgttcAAAGGAAAAAAGGAATGAAAGTGCTCAACGCttgctgacgaacggacgtaccTTCTTGCTCtcttgtcatccccccccccctttcatttGCGTTTGAGCGCGCTCGTTGgtacgaaaaaaagagaaaaggcgcttaaagcgtgcgacaaatccttgtgactccgctcgtacttgacggattttagcggcagtcgattcgtgaggcaataaactcctttaatgaaatcattcgatgattacttggaaaagtgttgcagggaccctttaaaaATCAGGTTCAACCTGCCACGGCGGTCTACTGGTTAtgatactcgactgctgacccgaaggtcgcgggatcgaatcctggccgcatttcgatgaagacgaaaatgcttgaggcccgtgtatacttagatttgggtgcacgttaaagaaccccaggtggcctaaatttctggagccctccactaaggcgtccctcataatcgtatcgtagtttcgggacattaaaccccaacaattcttattatcATTCAGCAAAACGTGCATAGCGAGGAGGGGCGTTCTGGCATGAGATACCGCTGGCATAAGAAACCGAATTTGAACAGAGAGTTGGCAATTTGGTTCAAACAGAAACTGTTTATTACTGCTCTTTCACGCACCGATTTCTAATTCAGATTGACCCTCAAAAGCCGGAGGTATCAGCTCAGCAGGCAACAGTGCGGCTAGCAGACTATGAACGGTCGTCCTATAGTAACGCGGTGCGAACAGTGGAAAGGTTCGTACACCAAGCACATATAATGTGCGTGCGCAATGCTTCCAGAAATGGCGATTACGCGGCGCTATCCTTGCCGCAAGCCACGCGCTCGCCTGACCACCCTAACTGTGTTCGTCGCTGTACCTGGCTGTACCTTGATTTTCCTTCGACATTACTTCGCCAGCTATAAAAGCAGTAAAAACTGTCTCTTTTACCTGCGGTACCGAACCTGCTTTTTTGCGCACTCCATATGTGCGAGCCATTCGCTGTGATTTTACGTGACCGTCCTGCAGTTCCCCACTCTCGCAAATTCTTGTTCTTCCATATGTGTCAAAACCGACACTGCGCAGCAACTCCGTGATGCAAAGGATTGCCGTTTTGTTCTGCTCCCCTTTGTCTTCTATCTGCGGCAAGTGTTTGTTCCAGACACAAGACCTGATGATATCCCTAAGAGACAAATACCTgattgacaggggcgtagccacaatttgttttgtttctgttttaGGAGGAAGGCGACCCGCTCACCTGGCCACGCCAATGCTGATCACTGAGCACCACCATTATGGGATGTGATATAATCAACCATGATACCGAAAGTCGCAGTATTATATAGAGGGTTGATTCACGTACGTGAGAAAGATCGTACAGACGCGTTGGATCACTTTTTGGGTGATTTAACTTGGCTCTTCGCTGCATATTAAACGAAAATAAAGAATGCACACATTTAAACCCCAAGATAGCAGTACCCGTGAACCGAAAATAATACCGTCCACACAGACAACTGTTTGATATCTGCCAAGTGCGCCTCAGCCTTACTTTTACtccaaaaaaattattttctataTGACTAGGTCGCGCGACAGTAGATGGCCAAAGGTACTCCTTCACTGTCTTAAGAGACTGACCACCAATGGCCGCGTCGTGTTTTCACGCCAGAATACTGAAGGATACTACTGTCCTCACCAAAACCGTATTCAAAGCACTTCTAAACTATCCACCATACTACACACCCCgataataataaacaaaaaatacACACGACACATGCGATTTTCGAGTTTTTGCCATGAACATCAAATTGTAAGACCACACACAGCATGCCCAACTATCAACTTTTCGACGTACAGACTAATAATAAGATATCCTCTTATTAGTAGCCTATACGGAAAACTCTTTACGTGCACTCGTGAAGCTGCGGCAACATTCGAGGCCTTGTGTAAGCAGTGCAAAATAGGCTGGAAGCACGAGACCCTTTTGATGAAGGTTCGGTAATACTGCTCTGCGCAGAAAAGGTCGAACACGTCAGTGCATACCTTGGTGGCAGTGGCGGCCGCGGAGCCTCTGCGCCTAGCCTTGCCCTCGGCCTGGATGGTGCGCGTGCACAGGTCGATGCACTCGGCAAACGAGGGAGCACGTTGGTCGTAGCTGTAGTCTTTCTCGTTGAGCCTAGCCAGGGCCACGATGTAGGCAGCCGCGATCCGCAGGATGGCGAGCTTGGAAAGTTTCTGGTTGTCCGCGTACGCCGGCACCGCGCGCCGCAACGCTTCAAACGCCGCGCTGATAGTGTGTACGCGCGAGCGCTCGCGGGCGTTTGCCTCGATGCGCCGTTGCCTGGTCATACCCTTGTAATTGCGCTGCGCCGAACGGCTGCTGCCACTAGTACTGTCCAAGCACGGAGACGTTCTACTAGTCCTCGGAATTAGTTCCACGTCACTCGCGTCGAATGTCTCACGCGCCGCTGAAGTGCTGGCACTAGGGAAGGATGTTGATGCGTTGCCGTACAGAGAGAGCGCTATCCGCTTCTCCCGGAGACAGGAGGTGTCCCGCAAGCTGTCCGTCGAGGCGCCGTCGCCTGCGGCGCTTCTCTTGCACGGTGGAGTCCAGGAGCCGGGCCGAAGGGCCGGCGCGCGACGCGCCGACTGCTCGGAgagcgtcatctgtccgccgaaCAGCACGACGCCGGTCTCCCGTGACTCGAAGATCGACGGATGGGTCGCCGTCGAGCGCAAGTCCAGGAGGCATTCGTCATCGCCGCCGGCAGTGGTGGACGTCGCCGAAGTAGCCGGCGAGTTGGACGTGGTGGTCAGGTCGAGGCCTTCGTCCGGCGCCGTCCGCCGCACCTCGTGGATGACGGAGCCGCGGCCGGCGACGGCCGATGGAATCGTCGGAACGCGCTCCTCAGCCGAATCGTCTTCGGTCGTGTCCGCATCCTTGCAGGGGCGGGGTCGGCCGCTCAGCAGCCGCCGGCGCCGTGGCTCGCTCGACTTGCGCTTGTTGCGCCGCTTGTGCAGCTCCACACCGCTGTCGTCGCTCGACGCAGCGCTCATGGCTGCACGCACGCGCCACGGCCGGCTAAACAAGCACGAGCGCGGCAGACAGTGTTGACGTCACACACGCGATACGGCCGGTTCTGGCGCGCGTGCGTGTACACCGGCCGCGCGCACTCGACTGCCGCAACGCCCGCAACCGGCCGAGTTCCCCGTCGAAGGAGGATGCGCTGAAGGTTGCCTAGGCGACAGCGGCCACAGCTGCCAGAGAGCGCAAACACAGCTGgcctcaccctctcccttcatcCCGGAGCGGTGATGGCGAGCGGCAAGTGCGGCGCGAGCCTGCAAGGAggcggcgctgctgctcgctCGCGCGGCTCATTACGCTTTGTTCGGCTGCTGAACGAGAATGGCTCATTCAGAATGCGGAAGCAGGCCGGACGCTTCTCTTAGCTGAAACAACCCGAGAAAACCGGAGCACTGGGCGATGTTGACGGTCGCAAGCGTCGAATACGTGAGGGCTAAAGAGCAATTAAGCGTTCGCTCACATTTCCTTTTCACCTTACTAATTGTTCACGAAAGAAAATAAGGCGTACAAGCATAGATAAAGGAGAAGTAAACCATACAACACATATGCTGACtattgaacattgaacattgtttatttgcagggaaaaaatacaaaatttccctgcgggaggcaaaTACTAAAAGCTATTTACCCTGACGAGGTATTCAACGAACTATCAAcagaacaataataatatcttgtgTTTTACGCGCCAAAGAAACGACATGGCTTTGTGGCACGCCGCAGGGAAGGACTCCGGAAGTTTCGGTCACCTGGggctatttaacgtgcacctaaatttaagtacgcgagatagatagatagatagatagatagatagatagatagatagatagatagatagatagatagatagatagatagatagatagatagatagatagatagatagatagatagatagatagatagatagatagatagatagatagatagatgataaaCTTGTCGAACATGCCGATGCACCAACATCGCCATGATGTTCCAAGCAGCGAAGAGTCCATAaatttctaaagttgtatccgactgtagctAAGGCCTTTCCATATCCTCCTCTCCTAGCGCCTACGTCACCCCACCACAACGGAGCTGCTTTGTCGGTGCTTTCGGGAAACGGCAGACAGCATGAACGAATAGATTCGCAACGCGCCGTAAGTACACGAACGCGCGCGCGTCCTCCGCGCCCGTCCTAGTGCGATGACGTCACCGAGGACTGAAGAGGCCTTAGCTAGACTAGAGGGTGTTGCTCCAAcaagcttcacaatggatgaaaaaaggaaaatgaagcgatgacacgCTCCtcgcaatggcctgcctttggtccctggttTTCCATGAGTGAAGATGGGAAGTATAGAGTTCTTGGAATTCAGCATCAGGCGCCTTCGGCCGCCGTTATCGTTAAAatcctgcgtggccataacccttcCCTTTGCACAACgatgggacaggtccgactgagtaaaagtGTGGAGCAGACTTTGCGCCCATCTGTAAGATGATTAGGGTAGGGAAGGCGGTggccccccctcgtgcgcacgtcTATGGAAAATATTCGCGCAAATTGATGGGTGTGCATACATCACATGTGTCCCGGCAGAATTACACCTGGTGCTTGATCACGTTTGAATTAATGATAACAAGAGTAGTATGTCAGACGGGCATGTTTATATAGGCGTAGATGCATCGTTTTAAAGGAAATTTCTTGCGCTTCACTACTCCCCTCCACGCTGTCGCAGTGCAAACGCTACGAAAGCAGGTAAGAAATGTGTTTGTGTCCTGAATGTCACGAAAGGTCCGGTTTCAAAATGCCCGCCACCTTCATGCTATATTTCCCTGCATTTTTAAATGACGTATActgacaaagaaaaattatatatatatatatatatatatatatatatatatatatatatatatatatatatatatatatatatatatatatatatatatatatatatatatatatatatatattgtcgcaaTAAGCAGCTAATGCCCCTCTTATCACGGCTGGGAACCTGGTCGGCTACAGCAGTTATTTGCGAACGCTTTTAAAGCGCGAAGTTTCGGTTTCAGAGCTTGCCACTTAACGGTTGGCCACGTAAGCACACAAAAAGAACCAAGCACGCGCCGCGCGCGGCATCAGGCATAGCATGAGGTGCACGTGAGCATCGCGTTCACAACTGCGGCAGAAAGCACTCGCAgaagcatggcagccaacacaaactcgtaaCGTTGGCGGCTGTTGATTGTTTACATCAAAACCAAGTTGATGTCGCGAGATGCAACGTTTCGCGCTCAATTGCGCGGCATACACTTAAAAAATATTGACTTCAAATATGTTGTCGCCTATATCACCCATTGATACTTTGTAGATGATGTGTGCGTGTGTCATACAAACAAATCTCACAAACTCTCTCACCTTCAAAATTGTGTCTGTACTCCTTTGAACGTCCAACAGTATATAT includes these proteins:
- the LOC119402667 gene encoding transcription factor Atoh8, producing the protein MSAASSDDSGVELHKRRNKRKSSEPRRRRLLSGRPRPCKDADTTEDDSAEERVPTIPSAVAGRGSVIHEVRRTAPDEGLDLTTTSNSPATSATSTTAGGDDECLLDLRSTATHPSIFESRETGVVLFGGQMTLSEQSARRAPALRPGSWTPPCKRSAAGDGASTDSLRDTSCLREKRIALSLYGNASTSFPSASTSAARETFDASDVELIPRTSRTSPCLDSTSGSSRSAQRNYKGMTRQRRIEANARERSRVHTISAAFEALRRAVPAYADNQKLSKLAILRIAAAYIVALARLNEKDYSYDQRAPSFAECIDLCTRTIQAEGKARRRGSAAATATKDSLEMSS